The following proteins come from a genomic window of Oncorhynchus nerka isolate Pitt River unplaced genomic scaffold, Oner_Uvic_2.0 unplaced_scaffold_1894, whole genome shotgun sequence:
- the LOC135567645 gene encoding zinc finger protein 271-like: MSSLSYSPPVKEEGVCWTEKEALVKEEEEEAVTIQKQVEGEAVTVKEEEKDAFRVEDEDLFGMKDEEGEITVTLEEDEEEKTGDLINTRKYRERRDYRGSSGEPQQPHDADEAEKSLSTLEHPKKHLQRSTGKRTLCCSDCGKRFTSSGITIHQRTHTGVKSYSCDQCGKSFTTSGSLTLHQRTHTGEKPYSCTQCGKNSAQQPNNTPENYSCTQCGKRFTQQCNLISHQRIHTGEKSYSCDECGKSFTQHTDSQRTHTGEKKLYSMWEEFYSAA; this comes from the exons ATGAGttcactaagctactctcctcctgttaaagaagagggggtctgctggacggagaaagaagctctcgtgaaagaggaggaagaggaggctgttacaatacaaaaacaagtagagggtgaggctgttaccgtgaaagaagaagagaaagacgccTTCAGAGTGGAGGATGAAGACCTTTTTGGAATGAAGGATGAAGAgggggagattactgtcacattagaggaggacgaagaagagaagactggagatctgattaacaccagAAAATACA gagagagacgggactacCGTGggtcctctggggagcctcaacaacctcatgacgctgacgaggcagagaagagtctctccacatTAGAACACCCCAAGAAACACCTGCAGAGATCCACAGGGAAGAGAACTctctgctgctctgactgtgggaagagattcacctcATCAGGCATTACAATTCATCAGCGAACACACACAGGGGtgaaatcttatagctgtgatcaatgtgggaagagttttactacatctgGCTCTCTGAcgttacaccagagaacacacacaggagagaaaccttatagctgtactcaatgtgggaagaaCTCAGCTCAGCAGCCTAATAACACACCAGAGAATtatagctgtactcaatgtgggaagaggtTTACTCAACAATGCAacctgatatcacaccagagaatacacacaggagagaaatcctaTAGCTGTGatgaatgtgggaagagttttactcaacacactgattcacagagaacacacacaggagagaaaaagctgtactcaatgtgggaagagttttactcagctgCCTAA